One part of the Mesorhizobium sp. M4B.F.Ca.ET.058.02.1.1 genome encodes these proteins:
- the argS gene encoding arginine--tRNA ligase, with protein MNIFADFNARVIKAVEALDLRDKDGALLDLSRIAVEPPRDASHGDLATNAAMVLAKPTGQNPRALAERLAEALRGDADVAAADVAGPGFVNLRLQDGFWQAHLAALLGEGRNYGRSTIGGGRKANVEYVSANPTGPMHVGHCRGAVVGDTLANLMAFAGYDVTKEYVINDAGSQIDVLGRSALLRYREALGETIGEIPPGLYPGDYLVPVGQALAQEFGGKLLQMPEDEALAIVKDRTIDAMMAMIREDLALLNVHHDVFFSERTLHADHAKKIRAAIADLTLKGHIYKGKLPPPKGEKPDDWEDREQTLFRSTAVGDDMDRALVKSDGSFTYFAADVAYLKDKVERGFVDLIYVLGADHGGYVKRLEALARAIAGDEVKLTVLLCQLVKLFRDGEPVRMSKRSGDFVTLREVVEEVGRDPIRFMMLYRKNDAPLDFDFAKVTEQSKDNPVFYVQYASARCHSVFRQASEQLGEANFDRNRLTASVASLSDEGEIGLIRKLAEYPRLIESAALALEPHRLAFYLYDLASSFHGHWNRGTDNPDLRFVKVNDRQLTYARLGLVQAVSDVLTSGLTLIGADAPTEMR; from the coding sequence ATGAACATATTCGCCGATTTCAACGCGCGAGTCATAAAAGCCGTCGAAGCGCTTGATCTGAGAGACAAGGATGGCGCGTTGCTCGACTTGTCGCGCATCGCCGTCGAGCCGCCGCGCGACGCCAGCCATGGCGATCTCGCCACCAACGCCGCGATGGTGCTGGCCAAGCCGACCGGGCAGAACCCGCGCGCGTTGGCCGAAAGGCTGGCCGAGGCGCTGCGTGGCGACGCCGACGTCGCGGCGGCCGACGTCGCCGGTCCGGGCTTCGTCAATCTCAGGCTGCAGGATGGGTTCTGGCAGGCGCATCTGGCGGCGCTCCTCGGCGAAGGTCGCAACTATGGCCGCTCGACCATCGGCGGCGGCCGCAAGGCCAATGTCGAATATGTCTCGGCCAATCCGACCGGGCCCATGCATGTCGGCCATTGCCGGGGCGCGGTGGTGGGCGACACGCTCGCCAATCTGATGGCCTTCGCCGGCTACGATGTGACCAAGGAATATGTCATCAACGACGCTGGCTCGCAGATCGACGTGCTCGGCCGCTCGGCCCTGCTGCGCTATCGCGAGGCGCTCGGCGAGACGATCGGCGAGATCCCGCCCGGCCTCTATCCGGGCGACTATCTCGTGCCGGTCGGCCAGGCGCTGGCGCAGGAGTTCGGCGGCAAACTGCTGCAGATGCCGGAGGACGAGGCGCTGGCCATCGTCAAGGATCGCACTATCGACGCAATGATGGCGATGATCCGTGAGGACCTGGCGCTGCTCAACGTGCATCACGACGTGTTCTTCTCCGAGCGCACGCTGCACGCCGACCATGCCAAGAAGATCAGGGCGGCGATCGCCGACCTGACGCTGAAGGGTCATATCTACAAGGGCAAGCTGCCGCCGCCCAAGGGCGAGAAGCCGGACGACTGGGAAGACCGCGAGCAGACCCTGTTCCGCTCGACGGCCGTCGGCGACGACATGGACCGGGCGCTGGTCAAGTCGGACGGTTCCTTCACCTATTTCGCCGCCGATGTCGCCTACCTCAAGGACAAGGTGGAGCGCGGCTTCGTCGACCTGATCTATGTGCTGGGCGCCGACCATGGCGGATACGTCAAGCGGCTGGAGGCGCTCGCCCGGGCCATCGCCGGCGACGAGGTGAAGCTCACAGTGCTGCTTTGCCAACTGGTGAAGTTGTTCCGCGACGGCGAGCCGGTCCGCATGTCCAAGCGCTCCGGCGATTTCGTCACACTGCGCGAGGTGGTCGAAGAGGTCGGTCGCGATCCGATCCGCTTTATGATGCTTTACCGCAAGAACGACGCGCCGCTCGACTTCGATTTCGCCAAGGTGACCGAGCAATCGAAGGACAATCCGGTGTTCTACGTGCAGTACGCCTCGGCGCGCTGCCACTCGGTGTTCCGGCAGGCGAGCGAGCAGTTGGGCGAGGCTAATTTCGATCGCAACCGGCTGACGGCTTCGGTGGCTTCGCTCTCGGACGAGGGCGAAATCGGCCTGATCCGGAAGCTGGCTGAATATCCCAGGCTGATTGAGTCCGCGGCTCTTGCATTGGAGCCGCACAGGCTGGCATTCTACCTCTACGATCTGGCTTCCAGCTTCCATGGACACTGGAACCGGGGGACCGATAATCCCGACTTACGTTTTGTTAAGGTTAACGACCGACAATTGACGTATGCCAGACTAGGGCTGGTGCAGGCTGTTTCGGACGTTTTGACGTCCGGCCTGACGCTGATAGGGGCGGATGCGCCCACCGAGATGCGTTAG
- a CDS encoding SPOR domain-containing protein — MADRTQLKVADRNDIADDDPFAELTRIMGFDPRQPVKPQAPVQKAAPANQPAAEGDFDIDLEKELMGEFGAEESKAVAQPKEPAFEAAARNALDDELAASLDQDFVFDDIEDHHFATAPAAGAVAAPQVDAEPELAAAFDDDLGQAVASSLEDVSPLDDDLPMDDELAASLDREFQLGDHAVEAVDHRAAEVAAPAVETAFEDDFDNAVSLSLEDELTLDDHASADDYVALAVAEHPAPVQAVADQAISEEDFSGHFDEAMADVDTDIEAQAEHPAEIDEPLTVEQPADAAYAADTDGSELAEQASFDDDFALSIDDAEESLAAAVPVEPVYAVEGDATDLAAQEAFEDDVEHALTEEVEEPAAEFAAFADEPIAPAVFELDIEDAPAGEVEEPAAEIAAAAAEPITPAAVAVEPSEPATAANERSLEDELNALLGAMSARPMPVAREPEPIRQPVAEKPADQQTVDDLDWDLDGHEDAQPQQDEAAKSAEADSGDLPGGELEGLDLSAKNATASADIDFDDDAFDAAFAKGIEGDREPGHSVAPASPSQDWLRSTPPEPARSWSRVTPVAAPAQASFTAQPTASVAPVSIAPSYRQEPVVEDVPVYAEPEPEPAQPDYQQAYDEMPDVETVDVPERVVALADDLEIPELDFEEEKPAAPAYDDLDAEFAGLLNEMNAVEVAPAPTPARAAAYEDDSYGAGFKPGHDHGDARAYAAAKPAEMLAAPAPVSQAAATGGFDMDNLPGSRPVAQADDFAVDELDYDPELDQEMAVPGLAEREAARPRGRGVLIAAVVGAVALAGGLGAFALSFGGKGGSEAPVIVKADNAPIKVKPENPGGTVVPNQDNKVYDAVVKGTKPAEPVQEKLVTNTEEPVDVKAKEPESRVVDLSPADTDAAAGTDAVGNAAATAMPGVDAPGSADAAPAPKSEDRIAQVLQEADKGTNPEVVAVAPRKVRTMMVKPDGSLVAREDPAPEAASQVAAAEPADPAPQHVAPAAQAGAEQTGTVAPATDQASDQPTDQVVSADQTEAAQPLKPAEAPKAEAKAEAKTQAAHTQSANTPATVPVAPQRPSDQPVDVVGEVKPDQVASISPSAAAAGGGSWSMQIASQPTVESAQSTYQDLQRRYGSVLSGRTANIVKAEIAGKGTFYRVRVPAQSRNDAIALCTSYKAAGGNCFVSR, encoded by the coding sequence ATGGCAGACAGAACCCAGCTGAAAGTAGCCGATCGCAACGACATCGCTGACGACGATCCGTTTGCGGAACTGACCAGGATCATGGGTTTCGACCCGCGCCAGCCGGTAAAGCCGCAGGCGCCTGTCCAGAAGGCTGCGCCCGCCAATCAGCCTGCCGCGGAGGGCGATTTCGACATCGACCTCGAGAAGGAACTGATGGGCGAGTTCGGCGCGGAGGAGAGCAAAGCCGTCGCGCAACCGAAAGAGCCGGCTTTCGAAGCCGCGGCCCGCAACGCGCTTGACGACGAGCTTGCGGCGTCGCTCGACCAGGACTTCGTGTTCGACGATATCGAGGACCATCATTTCGCCACCGCGCCCGCGGCAGGCGCTGTAGCGGCGCCGCAGGTCGATGCGGAGCCTGAGCTCGCAGCGGCCTTCGATGATGATCTCGGCCAGGCGGTCGCCAGTTCGCTCGAAGACGTCTCTCCGCTCGACGACGATCTGCCGATGGACGACGAGCTTGCCGCGTCGCTCGATCGGGAATTCCAGCTCGGCGATCATGCCGTCGAGGCAGTCGACCATCGTGCCGCAGAGGTTGCAGCGCCGGCGGTCGAAACCGCGTTCGAGGACGATTTCGATAATGCTGTTTCCCTGTCGCTCGAGGATGAACTGACGCTCGACGACCACGCGTCCGCTGATGACTACGTCGCTCTGGCCGTTGCCGAACATCCGGCGCCTGTTCAGGCTGTTGCCGACCAAGCGATTTCAGAGGAGGACTTTTCTGGTCACTTCGACGAGGCGATGGCCGATGTCGACACGGATATCGAGGCGCAGGCGGAACACCCGGCTGAAATCGATGAGCCGCTGACCGTCGAACAGCCTGCCGACGCTGCTTATGCCGCCGACACAGACGGTTCCGAGCTTGCCGAGCAGGCGTCCTTCGACGACGATTTCGCGCTCAGCATCGACGATGCCGAAGAGTCGCTGGCTGCCGCAGTGCCTGTCGAGCCTGTATATGCCGTCGAAGGCGATGCCACAGACCTTGCCGCGCAGGAAGCCTTCGAAGATGATGTCGAGCATGCGCTGACCGAAGAGGTTGAAGAGCCGGCTGCCGAATTCGCCGCCTTTGCGGACGAGCCGATCGCGCCTGCGGTCTTCGAGCTTGATATCGAAGATGCGCCGGCCGGAGAGGTTGAAGAACCTGCTGCCGAGATCGCCGCCGCTGCGGCCGAACCGATCACGCCCGCGGCCGTTGCGGTCGAGCCATCGGAACCTGCGACCGCCGCCAATGAGCGAAGCCTCGAGGATGAGCTTAACGCGCTGCTCGGCGCAATGAGCGCGCGGCCGATGCCCGTCGCTAGGGAACCCGAACCTATCCGTCAGCCGGTGGCGGAGAAGCCCGCGGATCAGCAGACCGTCGATGACCTCGATTGGGATCTCGACGGCCACGAGGACGCCCAGCCGCAGCAGGATGAGGCGGCCAAATCGGCCGAAGCCGATTCCGGCGATCTTCCGGGGGGTGAACTCGAAGGCCTGGATCTTTCTGCCAAGAATGCAACGGCCTCCGCCGACATTGACTTCGACGATGACGCATTTGATGCCGCCTTTGCCAAGGGCATTGAGGGCGATCGGGAGCCTGGCCATTCCGTGGCACCCGCCTCGCCTTCGCAGGACTGGCTGCGCTCGACCCCGCCCGAACCGGCGCGGTCGTGGAGCCGCGTGACCCCGGTCGCCGCACCTGCCCAGGCTTCATTCACAGCCCAGCCGACGGCGTCGGTGGCGCCGGTTTCGATCGCGCCGTCATACCGGCAGGAGCCGGTCGTGGAGGACGTTCCGGTCTATGCAGAGCCTGAGCCTGAGCCCGCGCAGCCGGACTATCAGCAAGCCTATGACGAGATGCCTGACGTCGAGACGGTCGACGTGCCGGAGCGTGTGGTGGCGCTTGCCGACGACCTCGAAATTCCCGAACTGGACTTCGAGGAAGAAAAGCCGGCAGCGCCGGCCTATGACGATCTCGATGCCGAGTTTGCCGGTCTGCTGAATGAAATGAACGCGGTCGAGGTCGCGCCCGCGCCGACACCGGCTCGAGCCGCCGCCTATGAGGACGACAGCTACGGCGCCGGATTCAAGCCGGGCCACGATCACGGCGACGCGCGCGCCTATGCGGCGGCGAAGCCGGCTGAAATGCTCGCAGCCCCAGCGCCGGTTTCCCAGGCCGCCGCGACGGGCGGCTTCGATATGGACAACCTGCCCGGCAGCCGGCCGGTCGCGCAGGCCGACGATTTCGCGGTCGATGAGCTCGACTACGACCCCGAGCTTGACCAGGAGATGGCGGTGCCGGGCCTTGCCGAGCGTGAGGCCGCTAGGCCGCGCGGCCGTGGCGTGCTGATCGCCGCCGTGGTCGGCGCCGTGGCCCTGGCCGGTGGTCTTGGCGCCTTTGCCTTGTCCTTTGGCGGCAAGGGCGGCAGCGAGGCGCCGGTTATCGTCAAGGCCGACAACGCGCCAATCAAGGTCAAGCCGGAGAATCCGGGCGGCACGGTGGTGCCAAACCAGGACAACAAGGTCTACGACGCGGTGGTCAAGGGTACCAAGCCGGCCGAGCCGGTGCAGGAAAAGCTGGTCACCAACACCGAAGAGCCAGTCGATGTGAAAGCCAAGGAGCCGGAGAGCCGCGTCGTCGATCTTTCGCCGGCCGATACCGACGCCGCTGCGGGCACGGACGCCGTGGGCAATGCCGCCGCGACGGCGATGCCGGGCGTGGATGCGCCGGGCAGCGCCGATGCGGCGCCGGCGCCGAAATCCGAGGATCGCATAGCCCAGGTCCTGCAGGAAGCCGACAAGGGGACCAATCCGGAAGTCGTCGCCGTCGCGCCACGCAAGGTCAGGACCATGATGGTCAAGCCCGATGGCTCGCTGGTTGCGCGCGAGGATCCTGCACCCGAGGCTGCTTCGCAGGTTGCTGCCGCCGAACCGGCCGATCCGGCGCCGCAGCATGTCGCCCCCGCGGCGCAGGCCGGCGCCGAGCAGACCGGCACAGTGGCGCCGGCGACCGATCAGGCGAGCGATCAGCCGACCGACCAGGTTGTCAGCGCCGACCAGACCGAGGCCGCACAGCCGCTCAAGCCGGCCGAGGCGCCAAAGGCCGAGGCGAAGGCCGAAGCCAAGACGCAGGCCGCCCACACCCAGTCGGCCAACACGCCGGCCACTGTTCCGGTGGCGCCGCAGCGTCCGTCCGACCAGCCGGTCGACGTCGTCGGCGAGGTGAAGCCCGACCAGGTCGCCTCCATATCGCCGAGCGCAGCAGCGGCAGGTGGTGGTTCGTGGTCGATGCAGATCGCCTCGCAGCCGACGGTTGAAAGCGCGCAGTCCACATACCAGGACCTGCAGCGCCGCTACGGCAGCGTGCTGTCGGGCCGCACCGCCAACATCGTCAAGGCCGAGATCGCCGGCAAGGGCACCTTCTACCGCGTCCGCGTGCCGGCGCAGTCGCGCAACGACGCGATCGCCCTGTGCACCAGCTATAAGGCGGCCGGCGGCAACTGCTTCGTGTCGCGCTGA
- the nagZ gene encoding beta-N-acetylhexosaminidase, protein MTESKSMILGCAGKSLTPEEIRFYRDERPWGFILFARNVGETEQIRDLVASMRDAVGRTDAPVFIDQEGGRVQRLRPPLAPNYPAGGALGALWRNDREAGRRAAWLMARLHAFDLLRHGITADCLPVLDVPVEGASDVIGARAYGKEPGAVIELGRAAAEGLMSGGVLPVMKHIPGHGRAFADTHFELPTVDTPLSELRSHDFAPFKALNDLPMAMTAHVVYSAVDPENPATTSAKVVNDIIRGEIGFDGLLMSDDTSMKALSGDFPTKAAAILAAGCDLVLHCNGVFEEMSGIASRTTALAGKSLERAERALSYIKDRDLANETEIRAEFATYFDAVA, encoded by the coding sequence ATGACCGAATCAAAATCCATGATCCTCGGCTGCGCCGGGAAATCGCTCACCCCAGAGGAAATCCGCTTCTATCGCGACGAGCGGCCCTGGGGTTTCATCCTGTTTGCCCGCAATGTCGGCGAGACCGAGCAGATCCGCGATCTGGTGGCTTCGATGCGCGACGCCGTCGGGCGTACGGACGCGCCGGTGTTCATCGACCAGGAAGGCGGCCGGGTGCAGCGCCTGCGGCCGCCGCTGGCACCGAACTATCCTGCGGGTGGCGCGCTCGGCGCGCTGTGGCGCAATGACCGCGAGGCCGGCCGCCGCGCCGCATGGCTGATGGCGCGCTTGCATGCCTTCGACCTGCTTCGTCATGGCATAACCGCCGATTGCCTGCCCGTGCTCGACGTGCCGGTGGAAGGCGCCAGCGATGTCATCGGCGCGCGCGCCTACGGCAAGGAGCCGGGTGCCGTGATCGAGCTCGGCCGCGCCGCGGCCGAGGGGCTGATGTCGGGCGGCGTGCTGCCGGTGATGAAGCACATTCCCGGGCACGGGCGGGCCTTTGCCGACACGCATTTCGAACTGCCGACCGTCGACACGCCGCTCAGCGAACTGCGCAGCCATGATTTCGCTCCGTTCAAGGCGCTCAACGATTTGCCGATGGCAATGACGGCGCATGTCGTCTACAGCGCCGTCGATCCGGAAAACCCGGCAACGACCTCGGCAAAGGTGGTCAACGACATCATCCGCGGCGAGATCGGCTTCGACGGTCTGCTGATGAGCGACGACACCTCGATGAAGGCACTTTCTGGGGATTTCCCGACAAAGGCGGCGGCGATCCTTGCGGCGGGCTGCGATCTGGTCCTTCACTGCAACGGCGTTTTCGAGGAAATGTCAGGCATTGCGTCACGCACCACGGCGCTTGCCGGCAAGTCGCTCGAGCGCGCCGAGCGGGCGCTGTCCTATATTAAAGATCGCGACCTCGCGAACGAGACCGAGATACGCGCCGAGTTTGCCACCTATTTCGACGCGGTGGCCTGA
- a CDS encoding ScpA family protein: MDRLWAENDDARVTGDPSLVVDVAGFEGPLDLLLHLARNQKVDLARISILALAEQYLAFIEKVRALRLELAADYLVMAAWLAFLKSKLLIPKQPGEEGESGEELAAVLQFRLKRLEAMRDASARLVNRNRLGRDVFARGMPEMVIIEKRNAYSASLYDLLTAYAQQRQKQAINNVTIARRGVWSLKDARDILNRLVGTLSDWTALDSFLIEYLAAPEERRTAVASSFAATLELVREGKLDLRQEQVFAPIYLRGRAQGIKAVEVVA, encoded by the coding sequence ATGGACCGTCTGTGGGCCGAGAACGACGATGCGCGCGTCACCGGCGATCCGTCGCTGGTCGTCGACGTCGCCGGCTTCGAGGGCCCGCTCGACCTTCTCCTGCACCTGGCGCGCAACCAGAAGGTCGATCTGGCGCGCATATCGATCCTGGCGCTGGCTGAGCAGTACCTCGCCTTCATCGAGAAGGTGAGGGCGCTGAGGCTGGAGCTTGCCGCCGACTATCTGGTGATGGCGGCGTGGCTCGCCTTCCTGAAGTCGAAACTTCTGATCCCCAAGCAGCCGGGCGAAGAGGGCGAGAGCGGCGAGGAACTGGCGGCGGTGCTGCAGTTCCGGCTGAAGCGGCTGGAGGCGATGCGCGATGCCTCGGCAAGGCTGGTCAACCGCAACCGGCTCGGCCGCGACGTGTTCGCGCGCGGCATGCCGGAGATGGTCATCATCGAGAAGCGCAACGCGTACTCCGCCTCGCTTTACGATCTGCTCACCGCCTATGCGCAGCAGCGCCAGAAGCAGGCGATCAACAATGTGACGATCGCCAGGCGTGGCGTGTGGTCGCTCAAAGATGCGCGCGACATCCTGAACAGGCTGGTCGGCACGCTCAGCGACTGGACGGCGCTGGACAGTTTCCTGATCGAGTATCTCGCGGCGCCGGAGGAGCGGCGCACGGCGGTCGCCAGCTCCTTCGCCGCGACGCTCGAACTGGTGCGTGAGGGCAAATTGGACTTGCGGCAGGAGCAGGTGTTCGCGCCGATCTATCTGCGCGGCCGCGCGCAAGGCATAAAGGCAGTCGAGGTGGTAGCATGA
- the scpB gene encoding SMC-Scp complex subunit ScpB has product MSERANASVIPFKVEDEAEEPAVEQACVENPAERLALAEAVRMAEAIIFASAEPVSEKQLAARLPDGINVTAAMADLQQIYARRGVNLVRVGDAWAFRTAGDLAFLMSRDTIQQRKLSRAALEVLAIIAYHQPVTRAEIEDIRGVETSKGTLDTLMETEWIRMRGRRRTPGRPVTYGTTDAFLDHFALEEIRDLPGMEELKGAGLLSTRMPSNFSVPLPPADPDALTEDEDALTDIDLEELGLLTPRVTED; this is encoded by the coding sequence ATGAGCGAACGCGCCAACGCTTCGGTCATTCCGTTCAAGGTCGAGGACGAGGCCGAGGAACCTGCGGTCGAGCAGGCTTGCGTCGAGAATCCGGCCGAGCGGCTCGCTCTGGCGGAAGCCGTGCGCATGGCCGAGGCAATCATCTTCGCCAGCGCCGAGCCGGTCAGCGAAAAGCAGCTTGCCGCACGTCTGCCCGACGGCATCAACGTCACCGCTGCTATGGCCGACCTGCAGCAGATCTATGCCAGGCGCGGCGTCAATCTGGTGCGTGTCGGCGATGCCTGGGCCTTCCGTACCGCCGGCGATCTCGCCTTCCTGATGAGCCGCGACACCATCCAGCAAAGGAAGCTCTCCCGCGCGGCGCTCGAAGTGCTGGCGATCATCGCCTATCACCAGCCGGTGACGCGGGCCGAGATCGAGGACATCAGAGGCGTCGAAACCTCCAAGGGCACGCTCGACACGCTGATGGAGACGGAATGGATCAGGATGCGCGGCCGACGCCGTACGCCCGGCCGTCCCGTCACCTACGGCACGACGGACGCCTTCCTCGATCATTTCGCGCTGGAGGAGATCCGCGATCTTCCCGGCATGGAGGAACTGAAAGGCGCCGGGCTGCTTTCGACCCGCATGCCATCGAATTTCTCCGTGCCGCTGCCGCCGGCCGACCCTGACGCGCTGACCGAGGACGAGGATGCATTGACCGACATCGACCTCGAGGAACTCGGCCTGTTGACGCCGCGCGTCACGGAAGATTGA
- a CDS encoding twin-arginine translocase TatA/TatE family subunit, with amino-acid sequence MGSFSIWHWMIVLVIVLLVFGRGKIPELMGDMAKGIKSFKKGMADDDADDKRTVEHRADETVSAVKEKASKS; translated from the coding sequence ATGGGTTCGTTTTCGATTTGGCACTGGATGATCGTGCTGGTGATCGTGCTGCTGGTGTTCGGCCGCGGCAAGATTCCCGAGCTGATGGGCGACATGGCCAAGGGCATCAAGAGCTTCAAGAAGGGCATGGCCGACGACGACGCTGACGACAAGCGCACCGTCGAGCACCGCGCCGACGAAACCGTTTCGGCGGTGAAGGAGAAGGCCAGCAAGAGCTGA
- the tatB gene encoding Sec-independent protein translocase protein TatB — translation MFEVGWTEMLVIAVVMIVVVGPKDLPNMLRTFGRTTAKLRAMAADFQKQFNEALKEAELDDVKKSVDELRGLSPVAEIRKQLNPFEQAAADVRSGVDAAMKPKPAVDPATPVASTPQASEPLKNGATVLPGVEAPEATPAAPIFPAMTDDAVVTPAVAAATAAPQTVEAKKPATAKAVKAPATVARATAAKAKPTPAKAAKPAAPAKTSKPAATKAASKADVKPAPATKPAPATKPAPATKPAPKKTAGAAK, via the coding sequence ATGTTTGAAGTCGGCTGGACCGAGATGCTGGTGATCGCGGTCGTCATGATCGTGGTCGTCGGGCCGAAGGATTTGCCCAATATGCTGCGCACCTTCGGCCGCACGACGGCAAAGCTGCGCGCCATGGCCGCCGACTTCCAGAAGCAGTTCAACGAGGCGCTGAAGGAAGCCGAGCTCGACGACGTCAAGAAGTCGGTCGACGAGCTCAGGGGGCTCAGCCCGGTCGCCGAGATCCGCAAGCAGCTCAATCCGTTCGAGCAGGCGGCGGCCGATGTCCGCTCTGGCGTCGATGCGGCGATGAAGCCGAAGCCTGCCGTCGATCCGGCCACGCCCGTTGCTTCGACGCCACAAGCCAGCGAACCGCTGAAGAACGGCGCCACGGTATTGCCTGGCGTCGAGGCGCCGGAAGCGACGCCGGCGGCGCCGATCTTTCCAGCGATGACCGACGATGCCGTGGTAACGCCGGCGGTTGCCGCTGCAACGGCGGCGCCGCAGACGGTGGAAGCCAAGAAGCCGGCCACGGCGAAGGCCGTCAAGGCACCAGCAACCGTGGCGAGGGCGACGGCTGCGAAGGCAAAGCCGACGCCAGCGAAAGCGGCCAAGCCAGCCGCGCCAGCAAAGACATCCAAGCCGGCCGCAACCAAGGCGGCGAGCAAGGCTGATGTGAAGCCCGCGCCGGCGACGAAGCCCGCGCCGGCGACGAAGCCCGCGCCGGCGACGAAGCCCGCGCCTAAGAAGACGGCGGGAGCCGCCAAGTGA
- the tatC gene encoding twin-arginine translocase subunit TatC, whose translation MSVTDQERDEIEKSSAPLIEHLIELRRRLIWSLGGFFVAFLVCFFFAKRLFNLLVIPFKWATQWAGLDPHKVELIYTAPQEFFFTQVKLAMFGGMVIAFPLIATQIYKFIAPGLYKNERNAFLPFLIASPILFLMGASLVYFFFTPMVMWFFLAMQQTGTNDQVQISLLPKVSEYLSLIMTLIFSFGLVFQLPVVTSLMTRVGMLSSKALAEKRKWAIVIAFVVAAVLTPPDPMSQIGLAIPTILLYEVAIWSARLIERGQERDRLAREKQEAGAEMAEKAADASSTQAPS comes from the coding sequence GTGAGCGTCACGGACCAGGAAAGAGACGAAATTGAGAAATCGTCGGCGCCGCTGATCGAGCATCTGATCGAGCTGCGCCGGCGGCTGATCTGGTCGCTCGGCGGCTTCTTTGTCGCCTTCCTCGTCTGCTTCTTCTTTGCCAAGCGGCTGTTCAACCTTCTGGTCATCCCGTTCAAGTGGGCGACCCAGTGGGCCGGGCTCGACCCGCACAAGGTCGAGCTGATCTACACCGCGCCGCAGGAGTTCTTCTTCACGCAGGTGAAGCTTGCCATGTTCGGCGGCATGGTCATCGCCTTTCCGCTGATCGCTACGCAGATCTACAAATTCATCGCGCCCGGCCTCTACAAGAACGAGCGCAACGCATTCCTGCCGTTCCTGATCGCCTCGCCGATCCTGTTCCTGATGGGCGCGTCGCTGGTCTATTTCTTCTTCACGCCGATGGTGATGTGGTTCTTCCTCGCCATGCAGCAGACCGGCACCAACGACCAGGTGCAGATATCGCTGCTGCCAAAAGTGTCGGAATATCTCAGCCTGATCATGACGCTGATCTTCTCCTTCGGCCTGGTGTTCCAGTTGCCCGTGGTGACCAGCCTGATGACCAGAGTCGGCATGCTGTCGTCGAAGGCGCTGGCCGAGAAGCGCAAATGGGCGATCGTCATCGCCTTCGTCGTCGCCGCCGTGCTGACGCCGCCCGATCCGATGAGCCAGATCGGCCTCGCCATCCCGACCATCCTGCTCTACGAGGTCGCCATCTGGTCGGCCCGGCTGATCGAACGCGGCCAGGAGCGGGACCGTCTGGCGCGCGAGAAGCAGGAGGCCGGAGCGGAAATGGCCGAGAAGGCCGCTGATGCGTCGTCGACGCAGGCTCCAAGCTAG